One Leopardus geoffroyi isolate Oge1 chromosome E1, O.geoffroyi_Oge1_pat1.0, whole genome shotgun sequence genomic window, TTCGTGCttatataataaaactttttaaaaagaaacctctccccccctccccccgttgCAGACAAATCTTTGGTATCCCATGGCAGAAAGCACAGGCATTTGCAAATATTCAGTTGAAACTGCCATTTTTGTGCATTATAAGCAGTTAAATATTGGATATGTCATGATTCCATCTCACACTAGAAGATCAACGTTGGAATACTGCATCATTTTCAAAGTCTACAAACCAGAGCTTACCAATTTCATTCAATTAATCCATCTTTCTGCTTACCAACAAATGGAGTGGGAAAACCTGACCAGCATCTCAGCATTTGTCCTCCTGGGGCTTTCCAAGCAGCCAGAGCAGCAGGAAGTCCTCTTTGGGCTGTTTCTGCTCATGTACCTGGTCACAGTGGGCGGCAACCTCCTCATCATTCTGGCCATCATTGCTGATGCCCACCTCCAcacgcccatgtacttcttcctggccaACCTCTCTCTTGCCGATGCCTGCTTTGTGTCCACCACAGTCCCCAAGATGCTGGCAAACATATGGATCCAGAATCAGGCCATCTCATATGCAGGGTGTCTATCGCAACTGTATTTTTTCATGCTGTTTGTGATGCTGGAGGCATTCCTCTTGGCTGTCATGGCCTACGATCGATATGTGGCCATATGCTACCCGCTCCATTACGTCATGGTCATGAGCCCTGGGCTCTGTGTCTTCCTAGTTTCTGCATCCTGGATTATGAATGCCCTCCACTCCCTCCTACACACACTCTTGATGAACAATCTGTCCTTCTGTGCCGAACGCAAGATCCCACACTTCTTCTGCGACATCAACCCACTTCTGAGTCTGTCCTGCACGGATCCCTTCATTAATGAGCTGGTGATTTTCACTGTCGGGGGCCTTGCAGGACTGGTTTGTGTGCTTTGCCTGATAATCTCTTATGCACATATTTTCTCGACCATCCTGAAGATCCCCTCAATTCAGGGGAAGCAGAAAGCCTTTTCCACCTGCAGCTCTCATCTCTCTGTGGTTTCTCTATTCTTTGGGACTTCCTTTTGTGTTTACTTCAGTCCCCCCTCGACCCGCTCAGCACAGAAGGGCACAGTTGCATCAGTGATGTACACAGTAGTAACCCCAGTGCTGAATCCCTTTATCTATAGCTTGAGGAACAGAGACATCAAGTCTTCCTTGAGAAAGCTAATTTGGGTTAGCAAAATCCCTTCCCCTTAGCAGTGGTGACTTCACATCCAATATGGGGATCTCCACTTAATTGCATTCACCATATAAGCACtaaggaatgagagaaaatggagaCCTCACTTTCAGGACCTGTGATCTGAACTTGAAATCTTCATGCCTAACCTACAGGACTTTCTCCAAACATACCCATCATCAGGCCAATATCATTCATTAACTTAATTTCTTACAATCATAATGCCCTAAAATCACAGCGATTcagatttataatataataaaggaTGTACTTGAATACTTCTGAAACAACTCGTGaccaaaataaggaaatattggtTGCGCTATTGTATGTGTCCAAGAATAAGCTTCAGGGAAAGATAACTTTCCCCCACCATCACTGTGACCTTGGTGACTTggattcctaccaacagtgtttTTGACACTGGGAATCCCCATATCTGTGAAGTCCCCATGCTGAGATAATAGAACCCGGGACTGGAAAGGAAGGGTTTGACAGGGTGGAGTCCTTAGGTAGACCTACTGTAACATTTTACCAGGCATCCGAGACCCCCATCCCTCTTAACATCTTAAATTAT contains:
- the LOC123604657 gene encoding olfactory receptor 1G1-like, whose protein sequence is MEWENLTSISAFVLLGLSKQPEQQEVLFGLFLLMYLVTVGGNLLIILAIIADAHLHTPMYFFLANLSLADACFVSTTVPKMLANIWIQNQAISYAGCLSQLYFFMLFVMLEAFLLAVMAYDRYVAICYPLHYVMVMSPGLCVFLVSASWIMNALHSLLHTLLMNNLSFCAERKIPHFFCDINPLLSLSCTDPFINELVIFTVGGLAGLVCVLCLIISYAHIFSTILKIPSIQGKQKAFSTCSSHLSVVSLFFGTSFCVYFSPPSTRSAQKGTVASVMYTVVTPVLNPFIYSLRNRDIKSSLRKLIWVSKIPSP